From the genome of Primulina eburnea isolate SZY01 chromosome 12, ASM2296580v1, whole genome shotgun sequence, one region includes:
- the LOC140808251 gene encoding uncharacterized protein, which produces MADWGQVFVAVMLFAFLSPGLLFQIPGHRRWVEFGNLQTSGAAVVVHALFYFALVYVFVLGIKIHLYLG; this is translated from the coding sequence ATGGCGGATTGGGGACAAGTCTTTGTGGCCGTGATGCTGTTCGCTTTTCTATCGCCAGGGCTACTTTTCCAGATTCCAGGCCACCGCCGATGGGTTGAGTTCGGGAACCTCCAGACTAGTGGCGCCGCCGTCGTGGTTCACGCCTTGTTTTATTTTGCTCTCGTTTATGTTTTTGTGCTGGGCATTAAAATTCATTTGTACCTTGGCTAA